The Chryseobacterium phocaeense genome includes the window GGTGAAAAAAATGTATACCCTTGCAAGTACTTATTTCCATTTGCTGCATCAGGATACAATCTTTGTCCTGTCGCAACACTGGTCCATCCGTTTTGAGGTAATGGATTTCCAATACCGGTATTAAAAGAATCGAAATTTTCATTTATAGTCGGTAATTGTGCACTAGCTGTAAAAGCCGTAAACATCAATGTTCCTAAAAGTAGTTTTAATTTCATAACGTTATTTTTTATTTAGAATTGTTCTACAAAAATAAGTATTTATTTTTAACTATTCTAAATAAAGCGTTATATTTGCGAAAATTTTTACTCTATGAAGAAGAAAGTGCTTTCCGTTCTCTCATTATCCGTAGCCTTATGGATGAACGCACAAGAAAAAGATTCTCTTAATCAGAAGAAAATAGAAGAAGTGGTCCTTACAGGCCAATATACTCAGCAATCTATCAATAAATCCATTTATAAAGTAGAGGTTATTAATGCAGAACAGATTAAGAATATGGCAGTTACGAATGTGGCAGAAGTTCTGAATCAAAATCTTAATATTTTAATACAGCCCGACAGAAGCAGTGGTGATTCCAATGCCAATATCATGGGACTGAGCGGAGAATATACCAAAGTTCTTATTGATAATATTCCCGTTGTAAGTGATCAGGGGATGGGAAACCTGGTGGACCTGACCAAACTGAATGTAAATAATATCGAACGCATTGAAATTGTAAAAGGTTCAATGGGAGTAGAATATGGAAATAATGCCGTAGCAGGGGTTATCAACATTATTACGAAGAAGACTTATTCTAAAAAGTTTAATCTTGCGGCCAGCATGCAGGAAGAAACGGTAGGAAAAGACTACGACTGGTTTAAAAAAGGCAATGGCCGCCATGTCCAGTCTTTGAATATCGGATATAAGCTATCAGAAAACTGGTCTATTACCGCAGATATCAATCATAATGATTTTCAGGGATATAAAGGAAAGTATGGAGGTTATAAATTTTTTGACCCTGACAAAGCACTCAGAGGTTATGAATGGCAGCCTAAAGACCAGCTGATTACTAATGCGGCGGTTCGATATGCGAAAAATAACACCTCTTTATTCTATAAAGTAAATTTCCTGACAGAAACAGTTAATTTTTATAACCCGATTGTAGAAGATAAACCTCTTGGCGGAGGTCAGAGAACTTATGTTTCCAATGATAAAGATTATTTTACCACTAGATGGATCCATCAGTTCAATATTCAGACGAAGCTCGGAAGAATCAATTACAACGGAGATTTCTCTTACCAGAGCCAGGAAAGAAAATTTCAGAATTACAAATATGATGTCCCGAACCGTACAGAAGCCTCAAGAGATCCAAAACAGACTTATTATAAGTCAGAAGTTTTGTATTCAAGAGGAATGTTCAGTAATTTCCTGAACAGCGAGAAAATAAACTTCCAGTTAGGGTATGAACTCGACCATACAAAAGGTCTTGCAAGCAGTACAACAGGGACTTTTGGAACATCAGGAAAAGAAGACATTAGCAGAACCATTTTCAATTATGCCAATTTCCTGTCGGCAGAATGGAAACTGACGGATAAATTTTCTGTTCGTCCCGGAGCCAGACTTG containing:
- a CDS encoding TonB-dependent receptor plug domain-containing protein, with the protein product MKKKVLSVLSLSVALWMNAQEKDSLNQKKIEEVVLTGQYTQQSINKSIYKVEVINAEQIKNMAVTNVAEVLNQNLNILIQPDRSSGDSNANIMGLSGEYTKVLIDNIPVVSDQGMGNLVDLTKLNVNNIERIEIVKGSMGVEYGNNAVAGVINIITKKTYSKKFNLAASMQEETVGKDYDWFKKGNGRHVQSLNIGYKLSENWSITADINHNDFQGYKGKYGGYKFFDPDKALRGYEWQPKDQLITNAAVRYAKNNTSLFYKVNFLTETVNFYNPIVEDKPLGGGQRTYVSNDKDYFTTRWIHQFNIQTKLGRINYNGDFSYQSQERKFQNYKYDVPNRTEASRDPKQTYYKSEVLYSRGMFSNFLNSEKINFQLGYELDHTKGLASSTTGTFGTSGKEDISRTIFNYANFLSAEWKLTDKFSVRPGARLALSDKFDSQFNYSLTARYSFNEKSDIRGVFGSANRFPTYDELYTYMVDNNHDIRGNENLNPETGFSVGVFWDYNIKNSNDWKFNISASGMYLDVKDRIESVIITNSPLKYTYLNIDSYKSLLFGGSVNIRKENLSFNAGVSTLGISQALNTGNINSPEDFNFYVEANLAANYTLPKTKTLFALYYKYSGVSRQYVHKANAKDPLDPGQYILGEIGDFNMMNFTVSQPFFKDHFEIALGIKNIFDVSSIRNTTIAGDGHNAGANNQNLFYGRSYFARLNYNF